In Mya arenaria isolate MELC-2E11 chromosome 1, ASM2691426v1, the genomic stretch tttgcacattcccgtttagacgttagggattggaagaatcccgtataacacgtctattattttagactacccATTCCCCTAGCTACagtaatgagcgatcagggatactttttaattattttgacatttcttatgtatccctgtaacgctactactctctaccatttaacaacgggcgaaatgatatactgtaataatatgcattgatgttgaataataatgaaaaagttgttcaatttttatccgacagtgatctgaactggatttaatatgtcattagagttgttattttcacattaatatataatgggtcacgaataccgttatacatgtacacaaccagtcagCTTTGCCCCAGATTtaccgatatcgggatacttgataaacaatcgacatttgtaagtgttttatgataacttaacatgttttttgggcaAACTTAATacgtgtttaatagtaggcaataatattttcgtagaaatttgaatttataacggagataatttcaaaattgtggctgcgaggattctctgcgcaaggaccgcttgctactttttgctgggatggtggacgtcacgagtctgccatattaaaaaaaaaaggattcTGAAGTGGCTGTTTAATTATATGGACAACATCCCACTATGCTCTGAACATCCTACCAGCATATCCAACCGTTGACATTTGGCCATGTGAGTGCTATAGGTCACAGACAATATAATCTGACCTAtcatcatacatgccatattttctggagattcggggggatttgttcaaaagtctgaaaattcagggggattttggtagtattcagggggattttttagcgGATCTAGTTTGGCaaaattttattgtaatttaagatgcaagtatgaaaaaaacaaattgctataattttgaaaggctCCCGAGGGCattatgtccagaatttaaggggatttgggtcacttaccaggggattttcatcatcgccaagtagcattacgggcatgacacacgTGCAAATTCAACTTGTTACCCCTTTTTCCCTTGataatcattaccatgatatgatTCCTGACAAAAAATATCTTAAGATCTGACCTTATAAGTAATAACCCAGTTTTAAAGATTTCATGAAGTGGAACATTCTGATAAAATTTGATGAATAGTGGACCAAATATAATGCCTCCAGTGAGATTTTTTCAAGATTTGGCCATGTGACAAAGTTTTTGACTTCATTTGACCCACTTTTATAAGAGACTTGATCATGAATAACATTCtgaacaagtttaaacatataaatacacatgtatacagatgTACGGGCGGACCGACAGACAACGCAAAAAAATATCCCCCACCCAAAACCATTTGTTAGGTGGggataaaaagaaaaaatatataaaattaaaatgattgtgTGTGTTTGTTCAGTTTTTGTCAGATTTTCtctattaattttatattagaatatatttaatataagatAGCTGGTTATGGTACGAAAGGAAAAGAAATTAAGATATACAATTGATATTGgctatatttcaaaaaatgatgtccGAAATGAAACAAGTGGAGGATATCCATAGGAAAAATTATAAAGGAATACAAATACTGACCATACATGTAGAGTCGGTCATTTCTGCAATATTGTGCCTCATCTGTTGAATGCCAGAAGGATGGAGCCATTTGTACCATTTTTAGAATGACAGACTGACATGGTCATATTGGGAATAGGACCCATGGACCTCTCCTGACAAAATTGAACCCTAATAACTGATGAACAAACAGAgtgtataatttgtttatttcagacaaCTGATAGTAATGGAAAACTATGAAAAGGGTGAAGTAAAAGAAGTAGAAGATAGCCCAGTTTTCCACCTGGGAGAGAGTGATGTCTTCATGCGGGTTTCGGGAGGAAGCAAGATTCGTAATGTGATGGGCTATgccatgaaaaaaataaaggtaAATATAGAATTTCAGATacatcaatgataaaacaagttaaaatgCATGGTAAATTTGGCATTTACCTTTTACCATTGTAAAAGTATATATTAAAGACTTGTCAGACATggattaatatgtttttattaacatattctaCATTTATTAGGAACCAGAGGTAAAACAGGTCTGCTGGACAGGGAGTGGAAAGGCAATAACAAAGACAGTCTCATGTGTGGAAATTATGAAAAGAAAGGTCAAGGTCTGTAGCATGAAATAAGATAGTATACATGtgagttttattttgaatcagcaaggcataaaacatacaaacttGCACTCCTTAGAGcttttaaagtggcactcttattcaaaatcaataaaatcacatgtataacaaacataaattttgagtgataaacctttaagtacttacgaaataatgcatttattgaaaatattaattactgatgacaagattgtaacagtgaaTTTCAAAGCAATGAccgcaaaaatattaatgattggtgaatgcttaaagatttactgtaatcTACTATAGTTTCATGTTTggtgctcatttctttcaaattaaactcggtatcttttataagaaccattgttttcgacatttattcatcctttttggaatattaagtttaaaatgatattattaaatgtggtgaatcttatttgggagtaagagtgcatcttcaaaaCTCCAGTAGGAGTTAGGTGTTGTTAATGGGGCACAAATACATTACTTCTAGTATTATGCATGTAAGAGTGAAGTAAGTGTGTGTTATCTATTCATTGATTAATCTTTGTCCATTATTATCTAACCCATTGGTTAATAAAGCTTCTTCATGATAAAAAGACTGCCCATATGTTAAGCTTATATATGCTTAGAGTTAAGGGGCCAGATTTCATTTCCCCCCTTTCATTTACTTTTTGCAGTCgcccatatttttttttttattaacaccGGACCATATTTTATCTGACCATTGACTTTTAATGCTTTCGgagatatcatttttttattttcctgttATGGCAACATGCATAAATATACACTAGACCATTTGTCACCTAGACCCTGGACTAACCCAATaaccaatatttatattatcaggGCTTACACCAGGTCACAAAGCTCCGATACAGAAGGGTGGAGGAATACTGGGAGCCAAAGCTGGAAGGATTAGAAAGGTGACGTCATCTGATTTTATTATAGGTTCCGGTTTCATCAAGTCAGAGACTGAAGTTTTgggtttatactaatttcttttagctTCATTGTTATAGAAGGTGCTAGCTTATAGAATCATGCTTGAGTccatttcctgggtagaaaccaatTCTAATTTCAATTTTGAGAGGCCACGAGAAAGGTTAGTTAATGGGGATGGAACCCACAATGTCTctggtgagaggcagacatatAAACCACTGGACCACTCTCGATCTTTAAAGTTTCAGGAATTGTGAAAGGTTATACTAATATTAACGGTGGAAGTGAAGAGAAAAAGTTGAGGTTTTGTCACAGCCTTGGTGCCATTGGCTGCATCATCACAATTGTTGTTGTGCAAAGTTTGACCTTCGGCATTACTCAAAAGCtgttcaatatattcaaatgaaagttGATACACATGTTGCGACGGCAAATATGTACATGCTACAATGTAAACAAGGCTCATATCTCTGGCTTAAATTATTGTTAAGCTTGTTATTGATAGATTTTGCAGATTTAATTACCGGTAGTCAGAAAAAGTTGTGGTTTTGTCGTGGGCAATGTTGTCAGTCTGGAGAGTTGCTGTTGTCACTGTGCAAAAACATTAAGGATACTATATTTGGCttattgtttcaaaagtttCAGACGtcacatgttttataaaaaaaaatcaacaaaaattcaaaaatatgacAACTGGCCTTTGATTCCTCCATCTAAGCAATAGCATATACATAGAACAAACTCCCCAAATATGTTATGACTTCACAGTAGAACAAGTTCAAGTTGGATTGTTTCCTTCTATACCTCTTTGTACAATGTGACTGGTttccttttaatattttcaggCTGAAGGTCAACAGGGACATACCTGCCATATCTATACTGTTGTCTAAAGAACCACTGGATAAAAATGAACCTGGGTAGGTACACAATAAAATTATAAGTTATACCTTTAGGTTGATAAAGtttgtatgcaaaataaattcACTTTTGCAGGTGTAGCCCTGTCCAAACATGAGCGCCTTTTTCAGCTTTATTTCATGTAGTAATGATAGTGTGGTTTAGAAATGAACTTTTGAATTGCCAGTAAACTCTGTGTTAATTGAATTTCATTGTGAatttatgaaattgaaaattactGCACTCACAGCCCGAGTTATTGTTCAATCACGAGGGTAGCAGGTGACATAACTGTTTTGTGCCATTTTGTCAGGAACAATGTTCAATATCAACTGTGCGGTATAAGTGAAAGGCGTTTTCATGTATCCGCATGATAGTTATTGAACAGTAAAGCTCCACCTACTTGTTACCATTCTTAAACGAgagttatgtttaaacaaaaccaaaGACAACCACCCTCAAAGTTGTTCCAATATTtagtaaacataaattattgatCCTATGGTATTATGTTGTTCACTAGATGATGATTAGACGGCCTTTTTTCCCGACCCAGATAAGTAGGttcaaatatttggccatgctggaaatgtTTGTCTTGCCaacaggcaaagataaaaaagtacccgtgtgtgtaaaataaattgaaatacatttttactatatgtgtttaactgagatgggaagaaaagcatctaccattgctgctcgtgtaagataggttcatcccaatcCTTGCGAAGGGTATTCTGCAGAAACTCTGTAGACCCAGTTTCCTCAAAACAACTGTGCCCGGGATGGGATGAAATTTtacttacactctcggccaggGAAGATATAATCTTTACTACATATATCATTCATCTCTTGTcgtttcaatatacatgtagctcTAACTTAACACTTTTGTTATCTGAGAATTCGTAttccttattattttttattttctcaacAGATATCAAGCACCTGGGTCGTTCGATGAATTCTGGAAGGAAGTTGTAGATAAGGACAAATCTAGGGGAAGTTCCACCAGGAAAAAGCTTCTCAGTGAAGGAAAATCTGACCATAGACAGACTGATAGTGGGGATCGATCGAAAAAATCTTGGAAAAAGCGGAAAGgcgataaaaaaaaaagtgctGGTGATCAGGGAAGAGAATATAATGGGGATAATAAGAATGCAAGAGACAAGGGGCATAGACAAAAGACAGGGGGAAAACATGGTGGAGGTCGTGGTGGGTCTAACAGTGCAGGTGGTACTGGTAATAAGGACCAAAGAAGAACTGATAGTGCGAGTGGTGGTGCTGAAAGTCATGACATGGAAGTTGATAACACATTGTAATGGTAGctattgttttacatgtaaatagttgTGTCATAATAAATCGTTAAAGAGTAAACACTGGAAGTACATGTGGGGTTTTCCTGCTCTCTGAAGGGAAAGCAAAAAAATGCAACCTGCTTGAATAGGTACCGAGTGACCTTTTTGTGGCTGCTCAATAACTCTTCAAGGCGGATCATGAAGTTAAGGAACATTAAAACTcctaatattgtttttttgtagtagaagtagtagtttgtaagaaaatcaaaatattccaaGAAGCTTGGCATAAATGTCCCATATTTCAATCTGGTGGGCAGAATGCATGTTCTGGCCACGTTctttcaaggtcaaggccacaccTAAATCAGTTAGCAATCGTCAAACTTCACAGCCATAACTCCTCGACTAATGGAAGGATTTCAAGATGACTTGATGGTTATCATGCAGAGTGCATGTTCTGACCATGTACCTTCAGTCTGTTAAGTGTATGCTCCATTATGCTTATATGAGAAACATGTAGTTGGAAGGTGAAGTAAGGGAACATATAGTGGCGGTTGGGAGTAAATGGGATGGCCAGAGGAGGATCGTGAAGTAAGGGAACATAAAGAAGCGGTGAGAGAGAAAATGGGATGGCCAGAGATGGATCGTGAAGTAAGGGAACGTAAAGAGGCAGTGAGAGAGTAAATGTGATGGCCAGAAGAGGATCGCGAAGTCAGGGAACTGAATGGGCGGTGGGAGAGTTAATGGGTTGGCCAGAGAAGGATTGTAAAGTAAGGGGACATAAAGAGGCGGAGCGGCAGTAAATGTGATTGCCAGAAGATCGTAAAATAAGGGAAAATGGAGTGGATGTGAGAGAGTAAATGGGATGGCCAGAGGAGGATCATGAAATAAGGGAACATAAAGAGGTGGTGAGAGTAAATGGGATGGCCAGAGGAGGATCGTGAAGTCAGAGAACATAAAGAGGCGGTGAGAGAGTTAATGGGATGGCCAGGGGAGGATCGTGAAATAAGGGGACATAAAGGGGCGGTGTGAGAGTAAATGGGATGGCCAGAGGAGGCTCGTGAAGTCAGGGGATATAAAGAGGCGGTAAGAGATTTAATGAGATGGCCAGAGGAGGATCGTGAAGTAAGGGGACATAAAAGGGCGGTGTGAGAGTAAATGGGATGGACAGGGGAGGATCGTGAAGTAAGGGGACATAAAGGGGCGGTGTGAGAGTAAATGGGATGGCCAGGGGAGGATCGTGAAGTCAGGGGATATAAAGAGGCGGTAAGAGATTTAATGGGATGGCCAGAGGAGGATCGTGAAGTAAGGGAATATAGAGAGGCGGTGAGAGAGTAAATGGGATGGCCAGAGGTGGATCGTGAAAAAAGGGAACATAAAGAGGTGGTGAGAGAGTAAATGGGTTGGCCAGAGGAGGATCGTGAAGTCAGAGAACATAAAGAGGCGGTGAGAGAGTTAATGGGATGGCCAGAGGAGGATCGTGAAGTCAGAGAACATAAAGAGGCGGTGAGAGAGTTAATGGGATGGCCAGGGGAGGATCGTGAAGTAAGGGGACATAAAGGGGCGGTGTGAGAGTAAATGGGATGGCCAGAGGAGGCTCGTGAAGTCAGGGGATATAAAGAGGCGGTAAGAGATTTAATGGGATGGCCAGAGGAGGATCGTGAAGTAAGGGAATATAGAGAGGCGGTGAGAGAGTAAATGGGATGGCCAGAGGTGGATCGTGAAGTCAGAGAACATAAAGAGGCGGTTAGAGAGTTAATGGGATGGCCAGGGGAGGATCGTGAAGTAAGGGGACATAAAGAGGCGGTAAGAGATTTAATGGGATGGCCAGAGGAGGATCGTGAAGTAAGGGAATATAGAGAGGCGGTGAGAGAGTAAATGGGATGGCCAGAGGTGGATCGTGAAAAAAGGGAACATAAAGAGGTGGTGAGAGAGTAAATGGGTTGGCCAGAGGAGGATCGTGAAGTCAGAGAACATAAAGAGGCGGTGAGAGAGTTAATGGGATGGCCAGAGGAGGATCGTGAAGTCAGAGAACATAAAGAGGCGGTGAGAGAGTTAATGGGATGGCCAGGGGAGGATCGTGAAGTAAGGGGACATAAAGGGGCGGTGTGAGAGTAAATGGGATGGCCAGAGGAGGATCGTGAAGTCAGGGGATATAAAGAGGCGGTAAGAGTTTAAATGGGATGGCCAGAGGAGGATCGTGAAGCAAGGGAAAATAGAGAGGCGGTGAGAGAGTAAATGGGATGGCCAGAGGTGGATCGTGAAGTCAGAGAACATAAAGAGGTGGTGAGAGAGTAAATGGGATGGCCAGAGGAGGATCGTGAAGTCAGAGAACATAAAGAGGCGGTGAGAGAGTTAATGGGATGGCCAGGGGAGGATCGTGAAGTAAGGGGACATAAAGGGGCGGTGTGAGAGTAAATGGGATGGCCAGAGGAGGCTCGTGAAGTCAGGGGATATAAAGAGGCGGTAAGAGATTTAATGGGATGGCCAGAGGAGGATCGTGAAGTAAGGGAATATAGAGAGGCGGTGAGAGAGTAAATGGGATGGCCAGAGGTGGATCGTGAAAAAAGGGAACATAAAGAGGTGGTGAGAGAGTAAATGGGTTGACCAGAAGATCGTGAAGTAAGGGAACATAAACAGGTGGTGAGAGAATTAATGAGATGGCCAGAAGATCGTGAAGAAAGGGAACATAAAGAGGCGGCGAGAGAGTTAATGAGATGGCCAGAGAAGGATCGTGAAGTAAGGGAACATAAAGGGGCTTTGAGATAGTAAATGGGATGGCCAGAGGATCGTAAAGTTAGGGGACATAGAGAGGTAAGGGAACATAAAGGGGCATTGAGATAGTAAATGGGATGGCCTTAAGAGGATCATGAAGTCAGGGAACATTAAGGGGCGGTGAAAGAGTAAATGGGATGACCAGTGAGGGATCGTCAAGTAAGGGAACATAAAGAGGCGGTGAAAGAGTAAATGGGATGACCAGTGAGGGATCGTCAAGTAAGGAACTTAAAGAGGCGGTGAGAGGGTGAATGGGATGGCCAGAGAGGGATCGTGAAGTAAGGGAACATAAAGAGGCGGTGAGAGGGTGAATGGGATGGCCAGAGATGGATCGTGAAGTAAGGGAACATTAAGGGGCGGTGAAAGAGTAAATGGGATGGCCAGAGAAGGATCGTGAAGTAAGGGAACATAAAGAGGTGGTGAGAGGGTGAATGGGATGGCCAGAGAGGGATCGTGAAGTAAGGGAACATAAAGAGGTGGTGAGAGGGTGAATGGAATGGCCAGAGGAGGATCGTGAAGTAAGGGAACATAAAGAGGTGGTGAGAGGGTGAATGGGATGGCCAGAGAGGGATCGTGAAGTAAGGGAACATAAAGAGGTGGTGAGAGGGTGAATGGGATGGCCAGAGGAGGATCCTGAAGTAAGGGGACAAAGAGGCGGTGAGAGGGTAAATGGGATGGCCAGAGGAGGATCGTAAAGTAAGGGAACATAAAGAGGTGGTGAGAGGGTGAATGGGATGTTCAGAGAGGGATCATGAAGTAAGGGAACATAAAGAGGTGGTGAGAGGGTAATGGGATGGCCAGAGGAGGATCGTAAAGTAAGGGAACATAAAGAGGTGGTGAGAGGGTGAATGGAATGGCCAGAGGAGGATCGTGAAGTAAGGGAACATAAAGAGGTGGTGAGAGGTTAAATGGGATGACCAGAGGAGGATCGTGAAGTAAGGGAATATAGAGAGGCGGTGAGAGAGTAAATGGGATGGCCAGAGGTGGATCGTGAAAAAAGGGAACATAAAGAGGTGGTGAGAGAGTAAATGGGTTGGCCAGAGGAGGATCGTGAAGTCAGAGAACATAAAGAGGCGGTGAGAGAGTTAATGGGATGGCCAGAGGAGGATCGTGAAGTCAGAGAACATAAAGAGGCGGTGAGAGAGTTAATGGGATGGCCAGGGGAGGATCGTGAAGTAAGGGGACATAAAGGGGCGGTGTGAGAGTAAATGGGATGGCCAGAGGAGGCTCGTGAAGTCAGGGGATATAAAGAGGCGGTAAGAGATTTAATGGGATGGCCAGAGGAGGATCGTGAAGTAAGGGAATATAGAGAGGCGGTGAGAGAGTAAATGGGATGGCCAGAGGTGGATCGTGAAGTCAGAGAACATAAAGAGGTGGTGAGAAAGTAAATGGGAAGGCCAGAGGAGGATCGTGAAGTCAGAGAACATAAAGAGGCGGTGAGAGAGTTAATGGGATGGCCAGGGGAGGATCGTGAAGTAAGGGGACATAAAGGGGCGGTGTGAGAGTAAATGGGATGGCCAGAGGAGGCTCGTGAAGTCAGGGGATATAAAGAGGCGGTAAGAGATTTAATGGGATGACCAGAGGAGGATCGTGAAGTAAGGGAATATAGAGAGGCGGTGAGAGAGTAAATGGGATGGCCAGAGGTGGATCGTGAAAAAAAGGGAACATAAAGAGGTGGTGAGAGAGTAAATGGGTTGACCAGAAGATCGTGAAGTAAGGGGACATAAACAGGTGGTGAGAGAATTAATGAGATGGCCAGAAGATCGTGAAGAAAGGGAACATAAAGAGGCGGCGAGAGAGTTAATGAGATGGCCAGAGAAGGATCGTGAAGTAAGGGAACATAAAGGGGCTTTGAGATAGTAAATGGGATGGCCAGAGGATCGTAAAGTTAGGGGACATAGAGAGGTAAGGGAACATAAAGGGGCATTGAGATAGTAAATGGGATGGCCTTAAGAGGATCATGAAGTCAGGGAACATTAAGGGGCGGTGAAAGAGTAAATGGGATGACCAGTGAGGGATCGTCAAGTAAGGGAACATAAAGAGGCGGTGAAAGAGTAAATGGGATGACCAGTGAGGGATCGTCAAGTAAGGGAACTTAAAGAGGCGGTGAGAGGGTGAATGGGATGGCCAGAGAGGGATCGTGAAGTAAGGGAACATAAAGAGGCGGTGAGAGGGTGAATGGGATGGCCAGAGATGGATCGTGAAGTAAGGGAACATTAAGGGGCGGTGAAAGAGTAAATGGGATGGCCAGAGAGGGATCGTGAAGTAAGGGAACATAAAGAGGTGGTGAGAGGGTGAATGGGATGGCCAGAGAGGGATCGTGAAGTAAGGGAACATAAAGAGGTGGTGAGAGGGTGAATGGAATGGCCAGAGGAGGATCGTGAAGTAAGGGAACATAAAGAGGTGGTGAGAGGGTGAATGGGATGGCCAGAGAGGGATCGTGAAGTAAGGGAACATAAAGAGGTGGTGAGAGGGTGAATGGGATGGCCAGAGGAGGATCCTGAAGTAAGGGGACAAAGAGGCGGTGAGAGGATAAATGGGATGGCCAGAGGAGGATCGTAAAGTAAGGGAACATAAAGAGGTGGTGAGAGGGTGAATGGGATGGCCAGAGAGGGATCATGAAGTAAGGGAACATAAAGAGGTGGTGAGAGGGTAATGGGATGGCCAGAGGAGGATCGTAAAGTAAGGGAACATTAAAAAGGTGGTGAGAGGGTGAATGGAATGGCCAGAGGAGGATCGTGAAGTAAGGGAACATAAAGAGGTGGTTAGAGGTTAAATGGGATGACCAGAGGAGGATCGTGAAGTAAGGGAATATAGAGAGGCGGTGAGAGAGTAAATGGGATGGCCAGAGGTGGATCGTGAAAAAAGGGAACATAAAGAGGTGGTGAGAGAGTAAATGGGTTGGCCAGAGGAGGATCGTGAAGTCAGAGAACATAAAGAGGCGGTGAGAGAGTTAATGGGATGGCCAGAGGAGGATCGTGAAGTCAGAGAACATAAAGAGGCGGTGAGAGAGTTAATGGGATGGCCAGGGGAGGATCGTGAAGTAAGGGGACATAAAGGGGCGGTGTGAGAGTAAATGGGATGGCCAGAGGAGGCTCGTGAAGTCAGGGGATATAAAGAGGCGGTAAGAGATTTAATGGGATGGCCAGAGGAGGATCGTGAAGTAAGGGAATATAGAGAGGCGGTGAGAGAGTAAATGGGATGGCCAGAGGTGGATCGTGAAGTCAGAGAACATAAAGAGGTGGTGAGAGAGTAAATGGGAAGGCCAGAGGAGGATCGTGAAGTCAGAGAACATAAAGAGGCGGTGAGAGAGTTAATGGGATGGCCAGGGGAGGATCGTGAAGTAAGGGGACATAAAGGGGCGGTGTGAGAGTAAATGGGATGGCCAGAGGAGGATCGTGAAGTCAGGGGATATAAAGAGGCGGTAAGAGATTTAATGGGATGGCCAGAGGAGGATCGTGAAGTAAGGGAATATAGAGAGGCGGTGAGAGAGTAAATGGGATGGCCAGAGGTGGATCGTGAAAAAAAGGGAACATAAAGAGGTGGTGAGAGAGTAAATGGGTTGACCAGAAGATCGTGAAGTAAGGGGACATAAACAGGTGGTGAGAGAATTAATGAGATGGCCAGAAGATCGTGAAGAAAGGGAACATAAAGAGGCGGCGAGAGAGTTAATGAGATGGCCAGAGAAGGATCGTGAAGTAAGGGAACATAAAGGGGCTTTGAGAAAGTAAATGGGATGGCCAGAGGATCGTAAAGTTAGGGGACATAGAGAGGTAAGGGAACATAAAGGGGCATTGAGATAGTAAATGGGATGGCCTTAAGAGGATCATGAAGTCAGGGAACATTAAGGGGCGGTGAAAGAGTAAATGGGATGACCAGTGAGGGATCGTCAAGTAAGGGAACATAAAGAGGCGGTGAAAGAGTAAATGGGATGACCAGTGAGGGATCGTCAAGTAAGGGAACTTAAAGAGGCGGTGAGAGGGTGAATGGGATGGCCAGAGAGGGATCGTGAAGTAAGGGAACATAAAGAGGCGGTGAGAGGGTGAATGGGATGGCCAGAGATGGATCGTGAAGTAAGGGAACATTAAGGGGCGGTGAAAGAGTAAATGGGATGGCCAGAGAGGGATCGTGAAGTAAGGGAACATAAAGAGGTGGTGAGAGGGTGAATGGGATGGCCAGAGAGGGATCGTGAAGTAAGGGAACATAAAGAGGTGGTGAGAGGGTGAATGGAATGGCCAGAGGAGGATCGTGAAGTAAGGGAACATAAAGAGGTGGTGAGAGGGTGAATGGGATGGCCAGAGAGGGATCGTGAAGTAAGGGAACATAAAGAGGTGGTGAGAGGGTGAATGGGATGGCCAGAGGAGGATCCTGAAGTAAGGGGACAAAGAGGCGGTGAGAGGGTAAATGGGATGGCCAGAGGGGGATCGTAAAGTAAGGGAACATAAAG encodes the following:
- the LOC128239209 gene encoding ribonuclease P protein subunit p25-like protein, coding for MENYEKGEVKEVEDSPVFHLGESDVFMRVSGGSKIRNVMGYAMKKIKEPEVKQVCWTGSGKAITKTVSCVEIMKRKVKGLHQVTKLRYRRVEEYWEPKLEGLERLKVNRDIPAISILLSKEPLDKNEPGYQAPGSFDEFWKEVVDKDKSRGSSTRKKLLSEGKSDHRQTDSGDRSKKSWKKRKGDKKKSAGDQGREYNGDNKNARDKGHRQKTGGKHGGGRGGSNSAGGTGNKDQRRTDSASGGAESHDMEVDNTL